The sequence below is a genomic window from Candidatus Binataceae bacterium.
CTGGCTGCGCACCAACCGCGGCAGTTTGCTCAAGGTACTGGTGCGAGCTTGCCCGGGATCAAGCTTGGGAAACTTGCGCCGTGCCATCTTTACACCGCTGCGGCTTGCGGGCTGACTCCCGCGGCTCGATTGAACTGTCCCAGCAATACTATGATGGCGAAGAAGAACGGATTGAGCAGGGTGGAGATACTCAGAAACGAAACGATCATCGCCGCCGCCGTATAGCGCAGAGCCATCTGTTCGAGATGGGCTTGCGCTGGCGCCGGACGATAGGCAAACCACCCCAGCCACCCCAGCAACGCGAGCACCAGCAACAGCCCGCACACCCCCGCCTCTCCTGCTATCCGCAGGGGAAAGTTGCTGGTCCCGGGCACCACCACGCTGTCGCCGCGAAGGTAATTTCGCAAGGCCGGATCGGTGGTTCCGGCCTTGAGCGCTTCCTGCAGATAGAAACGCCCGAAGCCGCCAACGCCCAAGCCAAAGCCGGGCGCGCTGACAAAGGCGTCCACCGCCGCAGCGCTTTGATCGATACTCTCGGCCAGATCGTCCGTACTAGAGAACGGCACCGAAATACTGGTGCGATCCGACCAGCGAGCCAAATAGGTAAAGAACGACTCGCCGTGGCTGTGAATCGCGCGACCCTGGGAGGCAAGCCAGCAAAAGAAAAGCACGTTTATCACGATCGCCACGCCTAGCATCACCCGGCTGCCAGCCACCAGCAGCCCGGTAATTAAAAGCACCAGCAAAAGCCCGGTCAAGCAATGGGTCAACAGCAGGCAGATGATTCCGGCCGCCAAGACCGCGTAACTGCTGCCAGTGGGACTGGTCATGCATCGGGCCACCGGCAAGGGCATCAAGGTGGCGCCAATCGCGGCGGCGGCCACCCGTGGTTCGGACTGGAGAAAAGAGCACCGCGGAGTGGACCCAATTCCGAATTGAGTCAAACTGCCACCGGGCAACAACCAGCGCGAGAACAATTCGTAATGCAGCCGCGGCGACAGCAAAAAAATTCCTCCCACGATCAGGTACAGGATCAGCAACCTAACGCTGGCGCGATACGACATTATCAGGACTTGGCTGGCCTCCATATACAGGACCCAGGTAGTAACGAACAGCGCCGCCATCACCACAATCTGCCGCATCACCAAGGGATCGAGTGCGCCATTGAACAGCACTCCGGCGCAGGCCACACCGAAGACCGCTACCCAGGCGGCGGCCAGGCGCAAGGGTAGTCGCAGACCATAGCCACCACGCACCAGCCAGATCACGGCGGCAAAGATGGCAACCGGCGGCGAATTATAAAAGATCGCGCCGCCCACCAGGCCGATGAGCGGAATCAAATTGAGCGAACTTAGCCCCATGAGAAACTGGATCATCACTCGGCGCGCGAAGCGCCGCCCGCGGGCGAAGGTGGTAAGTGCAGCAGCGCTCGGCTCAACCCGTGCGCCACGGTTTGCGGCAGCCACGGACGGAGACGATCGCGTAGCTCGGTCCACAGCGATTGCGCGACCAGCGGCCAAGTCAAATGGCGCCGATAAGCGGGCTGGCGCACCATCATCGCGAGCCCGTGCAAAGCGAACTCGCGCAGATAGCAGCTTTGGTAGAAATAGGGCTGCAGATCGGCATAAGCGCCGGCCAGCAGGCTCAGAGCCCGCGTCGCCACCGCTTTGACCTCGCGCGGGCGACGCCTCATGGCGGTGGCGTAGCTGTTGGGATTGCCGCGATAGGCCGCGAAGTAAAGGTCGGGCAACAGGCAGATGCCGTGCCGGAAGGCGATCAGATGGGCCAGGAAACCGTCGCTCAAAAAGCCCAAGTCAGGCGGATACTGGCCAATCTCGTGCACCGCGCTGGCCCGCATCAGCGCGGTAAAAGTCGCGATCAATCCCAGGCGCGGGCGCACGATCGAAAATTCGCGTCGCTCGGCGCGTGCCACTTCGGCGGGGTCGAGATAAGCGCGCTCGCCTTTGTAGCGCAGCCGGGTATAGCTCAATTGCGGCTGTTCATCGCTAAACCCGGCCACTGAAGAACAGCACAGCCCCGCTCGCGGGTACCTCTGAAGGGTCTCGATCGCGGTAGCAAAAAAGTCGGGCAGCACCTGGTCGTCGGCCGAAGCGTAAAACAGATACTGGCCGCAGGCTTGACGGGCAGCACGATTGACCGCTACCAATGGCCCCTGCCGTGACTGCTGACGGATCACGCGCAGAGTGGGAAATTCACGCCCGAGTTGACCGAGCACCTCCAGGCTACGATCGGTGGAAGCGTCGTCGATTACTATTACCTCGGCAGGCGGATGCGATTGGGCAAAGATCGCGCGCAAGCTGATGGGCAGATAATGGGCGTGATTGTAGTTGGGCATGATCACGCTGAGCCGAGGCGCAACCATCGCTACCGGCCCACGCGCAGGCTCGCGCTCAGGGGCGAGGAAAGCTGTGCCGCAGGCGAGGGTAGCCGATGCCATCGCCGGCGCGCGCGCAGCCAGATCGTGCCAATCGCCAGTGGCGCCGCCACGCCGGTTATCGCCATATAGCTGGCGGCAATCGCGCCGGCTCCATGGGCGCGGCTTAGATAGCAGGCGCTGGCAAAGATCAGCAAACCCGCCAGCAAAGACGGCACCATCAGCGGTTCGCGTTTGTGGGCGCGCAGATAAACGCTCAGTGGAAAGGCTGCCTGCGCCGGGATACAAGCCAGCAGAAACAGGCCGCTGGTCGGCGGCGGCAGGAGTCGATAGGCCCACGGGATGCGATAAGCGTAGAGTCCGCAGATCGCCAGCCACGCCGCGCCGGCTGCCAGCGCACTTAGCGCCGTGCATGACACGAT
It includes:
- a CDS encoding glycosyltransferase gives rise to the protein MVAPRLSVIMPNYNHAHYLPISLRAIFAQSHPPAEVIVIDDASTDRSLEVLGQLGREFPTLRVIRQQSRQGPLVAVNRAARQACGQYLFYASADDQVLPDFFATAIETLQRYPRAGLCCSSVAGFSDEQPQLSYTRLRYKGERAYLDPAEVARAERREFSIVRPRLGLIATFTALMRASAVHEIGQYPPDLGFLSDGFLAHLIAFRHGICLLPDLYFAAYRGNPNSYATAMRRRPREVKAVATRALSLLAGAYADLQPYFYQSCYLREFALHGLAMMVRQPAYRRHLTWPLVAQSLWTELRDRLRPWLPQTVAHGLSRALLHLPPSPAGGASRAE